A single window of Cryptococcus neoformans var. neoformans JEC21 chromosome 3 sequence DNA harbors:
- a CDS encoding Sin3 protein, putative, translated as MKEFKGQVIDTPGVIDRVSTLFRGHPSLIQGFNTFLPPGYRIECFGGEGDASGLITVTTPAGTVSQIPGNFAAAIDQREREAREGIQASAAEVTARDSRAGSSAPYPSATSQGAAPAQPLPPLNALPSHIPSGPPPFQGASHTGRQAAAPPPARQAPASQGPGTLPLPPHAQHPLPPSGPSTPSAAQFLASGGLSHGAQPAPQPQQGGNRAPILEFNHAITFVNKIKTRFNNDPETYKQFLEILQTYQRDTRDIAEVYEQVTKLFTNAPDLLDEFKQFLPENGTGGLGMLSGSFMQAAGAAPVVPEKVAGQKRGAAKEGKEMGQKKRRTAASGVEPATKATQGKRARAGQRESPSLEDVESGLPALTPQQQTLASPDEVAFFDKVKKFIDDKVVYHEFLKLINLFVQDMIDTKTLLDRAQLFIGDAPEVWATFQRVVGVDSEGRIPPNPASIQGGYGFGGMIGIDNLMVENTPMLDRVKPDMNLASANQVGPSYRQLPRSEINLQCTGRDAMCWEVLNDEWVAHPTWNAEDVAPFVSHRKNQFEDNLHKSEEERHEYDYHIEANLRTIALLEPLNNKIQTMEPEERANFNLKAGLGGQSKSIYQRIIKKVYGKELGPDVIRALHDNPIVALPIVLERLKAKDEEWKRAQREWNRLWREQDAKNFYKALDYQHSGTKATDKKKVAPAKTLINEIEARKAEQLNQRSALVDFRVWRAKPQMEFEFTDMDVLKDSMKLIISYLDRMQSNSLSSADQVKVESFLRDFVPILFMLDKDEFDAEFGDGEEPNKTPEEESEDSEGDEESGSAADDAEISSNAGGGSARGAKGEKRHAADLRKRLLKQAAGDNVSRELSVTTTGPTEDGQLQPSTEPLSGEVTPLTENGERADTPLPVPADPEEVAEAVEKDKAGAEASEQTWVKIDGVATESQPMSGTSSVNGEKEKEQSVKAKRKGNFFANSHFYVLSRYLQMLYSRLMTCKTIASKLAKENRRPVNPLALKLGLVDPVTQYFGILQGDNPAEHYYSHLLSLLERYFDNEIEFGAFEDALRLMFTNEAYLMFNLDKVIGGIVRQIQTIVGDLKSQELFALLQRDRANARTSTKNQIAYRMQAEGVLGGNENLYKIEWLPGKETLTIQLLNEDDRSVDDAETTQERWAQYIESFALTHPTEGLLKRVDSPFLRRNITKVHSREEELSASAGPSSAKNNVEAKDGLEIKIALGNYRMFFTPGTEDYFHRAYKHQQVQAKPRSQKSVEGVAAPEPEPAPDSEPDSEPVPAPAPVAPASAPDSESAPAPAPDSESAPAPAPVAPAAEVQENDESADVDAGAEAGAETGAEPSTVVPESAATTAE; from the exons ATGAAAGAATTTAAAGGCCAAGT TATTGACACACCCGGGGTTATCGACCGAGTGTCAACACTCTTCCGCGGCCACCCATCACTTATCCAAGGCTTCAACACTTTCCTCCCGCCAGGATACCGTATCGAGTGCTTTGGAGGCGAAGGGGATGCTTCAGGGTTGATCACTGTCACCACACCTGCTGGAACAGTCAGCCAAATTCCTGGCAACTTTGCAGCTGCCATCGATCAGCGGGAGCGAGAAGCCCGTGAAGGTATCCAGGCGTCCGCCGCCGAGGTTACTGCTCGTGATAGCCGGGCGGGGTCGTCTGCGCCTTACCCTTCAGCCACGAGTCAAGGTGCTGCTCCAGCTCAACCTTTACCGCCGTTGAACGCTCTTCCGTCACATATCCCAAGcggtcctcctcctttccaaGGTGCTTCCCATACTGGCCGACAAGCAGCTGCTCCGCCACCTGCTCGCCAAGCTCCTGCAAGCCAGGGTCCCGGTACgcttcctctgcctcctCACGCACagcatcctcttcctccgtcGGGCCCTTCCACGCCTTCTGCAGCTCAATTCCTCGCATCTGGCGGACTGTCTCACGGCGCTCAACCTGCTCCTCAGCCACAACAAGGTGGCAACCGAGCCCCGATCTTAGAGTTCAACCACGCTATCACCTTTGTTAACAAGATCAAGACTAGGTTCAACAACGACCCCGAAACTTACAAGCAGTTCTTGGAAATCCTTCAGACATATCAGCGTGACACGCGGGACATTGCAGAGGTGTATGAGCAAGTTACCAAGCTCTTCACCAATGCTCCCGATCTGCTCGATGAATTCAAGCAGTTCTTGCCCGAGAATGGTACAGGCGGTCTGGGTATGCTTTCTGGCTCATTCATGCAAGCTGCTGGTGCCGCGCCTGTTGTTCCCGAAAAGGTCGCAGGTCAAAAGAGGGGTGCTGCCAAGGAGGGTAAAGAGATGGGTCAAAAGAAGCGAAGGACGGCTGCTTCGGGTGTCGAGCCTGCGACAAAAGCAACCCAGGGCAAACGCGCTCGAGCTGGTCAGAGGGAGAGTCCTTCTTTAGAAGACGTCGAGTCTGGACTCCCTGCTCTCACGCCTCAACAGCAAACTCTTGCATCCCCCGACGAAGTCGCGTTCTTTGACAAGGTTAAGAAATTCATTGACGACAAGGTGGTCTATCACGAGTTCCTTAAACTCATCAACCTCTTTGTGCAGGACATGATTGACACCAAGACCTTGCTCGACCGGGCGCAGCTGTTTATCGGGGATGCTCCCGAGGTTTGGGCAACATTCCAGAGGGTGGTGGGCGTCGATAGCGAGGGTAGGATCCCGCCTAACCCTGCTTCCATCCAGGGTGGCTACGGGTTTGGTGGAATGATTGGGATTGATAACTTGATGGTGGAGAACACCCCGATGTTGGACAGGGTCAAGCCTGATATGAACTTGGCGAGCGCCAACCAGGTTGGGCCAAGTTACCGCCAGCTGCCACGATCT GAAATCAACCTTCAATGTACTGGTCGGGATGCCATGTGTTGGGAGGTGCTCAACGATGAGTGGGTCGCTCACCCAACTTGGAACGCCGAGGACGTGGCACCGTTTGTCTCTCACCGTAAGAATCAATTCGAAGACAACCTCCACAAGTCTGAGGAAGAGCGCCACGAGTACGATTACCACATTGAAGCCAACCTGCGCACCATCGCTCTGCTTGAGCCCTTGAATAACAAGATTCAGACCATGGAGCCCGAAGAGAGGGCAAACTTCAACCTCAAGGCTGGTCTTGGTGGGCAAAGCAAATCCATCTACCAGAGGATTATCAAAAAAGTGTATGGTAAAGAGCTTGGGCCAGACGTCATTCGCGCTCTGCACGACAACCCTATTGTTGCTTTGCCCATCGTTCTTGAACGTCTAAAGGCCAAGgacgaagaatggaaacGTGCCCAGCGCGAATGGAATCGACTGTGGCGAGAGCAAGATGCCAAAAACTTTTATAAAGCTCTTGATTACCAGCACTCGGGTACGAAAGCCACCGACAAGAAAAAAGTTGCGCCTGCCAAGACGCTCATCAATGAGATTGAGGCACGCAAGGCTGAGCAGCTGAACCAGCGTTCGGCACTTGTCGATTTCCGCGTATGGAGGGCCAAGCCGCAGATGGAGTTTGAGTTTACGGATATGGATGTGCTCAAGGATTCGATGAAGCTTATCATCAGTTACCTCGACAGGATGCAGAGCAACTCGCTCTCATCTGCCGATCAAGTCAAGGTGGAGAGTTTCCTCCGCGACTTTGTGCCCATCCTTTTCATGCTCGACAAGGACGAGTTTGACGCcgagtttggagatggcGAGGAGCCCAACAAGACACCAGAAGAGGAATCTGAAGATTCTGAaggggatgaggagagCGGTAGTGCGGCAGATGACGCAGAGATCTCCAGTAATGCCGGGGGAGGTAGTGCCAGGGGCGCCAAGGGTGAAAAGAGACACGCCGCAGACTTGCGTAAGAGGTTGCTCAAGCAAGCTGCTGGGGATAATGTGAGCCGAGAATTATCGGTGACCACTACCGGCCCTACTGAGGATGGCCAGCTGCAACCATCTACGGAGCCTCTTTCTGGTGAGGTCACCCCACTGACAGAGAATGGCGAGCGCGCCGATACCCCCTTGCCCGTTCCTGCCGATCCCGAGGAAGTGGCGGAAGCGGTTGAAAAGGATAAAGCCGGGGCAGAGGCCAGCGAGCAGACGTGGGTCAAGATTGACGGCGTGGCCACGGAAAGTCAGCCCATGTCGGGGACAAGTTCAGTCaatggggaaaaggaaaaggagcaaAGTGTAAAGGCGAAGAGAAAAGGCAACTTTTTCGCCAACAGCCATTTCTATGTCCTCTCGCGGTATCTTCAG ATGCTTTACTCTCGTCTCATGACTTGCAAGACCATCGCGTCCAAACTCGCCAAGGAGAACCGACGTCCCGTTAACCCGCTCGCTCTCAAACTTGGTCTCGTTGACCCTGTGACGCAGTACTTTGGTATTCTCCAAGGCGATAACCCTGCCGAACATTACTACTCTCATCTGCTGAGCTTGTTGGAGAGGTATTTCGACAATGAGATTGAGTTTGGAGCGTTTGAGGATGCGTTGAGATTGATGTTCACAAACGAGGCTTACCTGATGTTCAACTTGGATAAGGTGATTGGCGGTATTGTGAGACAG ATTCAAACGATTGTTGGCGACCTCAAGTCTCAAGAACTCTTTGCCCTGCTTCAGCGTGATCGTGCAAATGCAAGGACTTCGACCAAGAACCAGATTGCCTACAGAATGCAGGCTGAGGGCGTCCTGGGCGGCAACGAGAATTTGTACAAGATTGAATGG TTACCCGGGAAAGAGACGCTTACTATCCAGCTTTTGAACGAGGATGACCGTTCGGTGGACGATGCCGAAACTACGCAGGAACGATGGGCTCAATACATCGAATCCTTTGCCCTG ACCCACCCAACGGAAGGTCTCCTCAAGCGCGTCGACTCGCCCTTCCTCCGACGAAACATTACAAAGGTCCATTCtcgcgaagaagaattatCTGCTTCTGCCGGTCCGTCTTCTGCCAAGAACAATGTGGAAGCAAAGGACGGGCTGGAAATCAAGATTGCGTTGGGCAACTATCGAATGTTCTTTACCCCGGGAACAGAGGATTATTTCCACCGAGCGTACAAGCATCAACAAGTGCAGGCTAAACCCCGATCTCAAAAGTCTGTGGAGGGTGTCGCTGCTCCTGAACCTGAACCTGCTCCTGATTCTGAACCTGATTCTGAACCTGTTCCTGCCCCTGCTCCTGTTgctcctgcttctgctcctgATTCTGAATCCGCTCCTGCCCCTGCTCCTGATTCGGAATCCGCTCCTGCCCCTGCGCCTGTTGCTCCTGCGGCGGAAGTGCAGGAAAATGATGAGAGCGCAGATGTGGATGCGGGCGCGGAAGCGGGCGCGGAAACGGGTGCCGAGCCAAGCACGGTCGTGCCAGAATCTGCCGCTACTACAGCCGAGTAG
- a CDS encoding metal resistance protein ycf1, putative: protein MTAQAAFEAFASKHTRPYDCTFPPKIVSSHRDLDFTQCFEHAVLLPAPLAFFTLLALSQILRITRQLKKGGLNGGLAWITRSRRSERICSTKVGFLAASAVFSLVSLCLTFKNISVNLLSAAHYLLLFVTLLSLIHLTALNHHTSRTSSTIILLFYPTYLLVFAIRLRTMIVSGALNSGLTHSTSGRLLLARQAFWFASIIAALPAFLLELYSPEKKWQRWNAPWKRNGKIALEDDEEEEADGIENLDGQGAVPGKNAYGDVESPVSTANIYEILTFSWLTPLLSLGTRKYLGEEDMWALPSEDSAEALSNRLAETWKSQAEQVKAGKKKSASLKIALVKAYGGPYIVAGILKALYDMINFLQPQLLRLLLNFVSSYTSERPMPPVTGYAIAVLMFISANVGTAVLHQYFQRCFTTTMRIRGGLVTLIYRKALVLSNGEKSGRTTGDIVNLQSVDAVRIADVCQYGHIAWSGPFQILIAFISLYRLVGWQAFMGVAVMVVSLPANTLISRFNKRYHRRLMKVKDTRTRTMNEILNNIKSIKLYGWEQAFANKIYDIRNNQELKMLRKIGIVMAGSNFIWQGTPFLVAFSTFATFAFTSDKPLTSEIIFPAISLFQLLSFPMAMFANILNSIIEASVSVGRLESFLAADELNPNARTVIRPSEDPQGEPQKGDTVVSIKNGEFRWLEGSTEPILQDIDLEVKKGELIALIGRVGDGKSSLLGAILGEMTRSDGSVTLRGEVAYFSQNSWILSATVKDNIVFGHRFDKQFYEQVLDACALRQDLAVLPSGDMTEVGEKGVSLSGGQKARICLARAVYARADIYLLDDPLAAVDSHVGRHIFDKVIGPNGLLASKARILCTNAVTFLPQADQIISLRRGIVLERGTYEEAMNDSSSELYKLITGLGKQSAMGDGQDSGQGSGATTPTVVGQEEVVVVEEPEGVEDSEEAEIVTGADSPKQRKAYRQLSRDIMRRSSVVSLRTAKRDALRDLRESAKPKERSEKGNVKREVYREFIKASSKWGVAVFIGAMSLAQGLNILSNFVLRAWASANSDSSGEMPSVTKYLLIYGIVGISGSVANVVSVATLKIVCALKSSRSLHDRSFGALMKSPLSFFELTPTGRILNLFSRDIFVIDEVLIMALGGFFRTSVSVLGTVVVIAMGTPLVLLVFIPLGYLYRIVMRFYLATSRELKRLDAVSRSPVFSFFGETLSGLPVIRGYGQSARFIANNEARVDRNQACFMPAMTINRWLAVRLEFLGSCLMFSTALTSVAALIMSNSVDAGLVGLLMSYTISVTGTLNWLVRSASEVEQNIVSVERVLGYANLDSEAPDFIPETKPASTWPQEGSIEFDHFSMKYRPELDFVLRDVCIKINGGERVGVCGRTGAGKSSLTLALFRIIEAAGGKIFIDGVDISTIGLHDLRTIVSIIPQDPQLFEGTLRNNIDPTESASDADMWRALEQAHLKDHVMNNMGGSLDAEVSEGGSNLSAGQRQLLCFARAMLRKTKILVLDEATSSIDLETDEAVQQILRGPDFKDVTTITIAHRINTIIDSHRVLVMSEGRVAEYDTPQVLMQRPESLFFSLVQEAGLENAI, encoded by the exons ATGACTGCCCAAGCAGCCTTCGAGGCCTTCGCCTCGAAGCACACCCGCCCGTATGACTGTACCTTTCCTCCAAAAATTGTCTCGTCCCATAGGGATCTCGACTTTACCCAGTGCTTCGAGCACGCCGTTTTACTGCCCGCCCctctcgccttcttcaccttgctCGCACTTTCCCAGATCTTGAGAATCACAAGACAACTCAAGAAAGGCGGACTGAACGGTGGTCTTGCATGGATTACGAGGTCCAGGAGAAGTGAGAGAATATGCTCCACCAAGGTG GGCTTCCTCGCAGCTTCTGCCGTCTTCTCCCTAGTTTCATTATGCCTTACATTCAAAAACATCTCTGTAAATCTTCTTTCCGCCGCCCACTACTTGCTGCTCTTCGTGACTCTCTTATCGCTTATCCACCTCACCGCCTTGAACCACCACACTTCCCGAACTTCATCGACTAttattcttctcttctatCCCACCTATCTTCTCGTATTTGCCATCCGCCTTAGGACAATGATCGTTTCTGGTGCCCTCAACTCTGGTCTTACCCATTCTACTTCAGGGCGCTTGTTGTTGGCAAGACAGGCTTTCTGGTTCGCAAGTATCATTGCGGCTCTTCCCGCTTTTCTGCTCGAACTATACTCTCCTGAAAAGAAATGGCAGAGATGGAATGCTCCTTGGAAGAGAAACGGCAAAATCGCCttggaggatgacgaggaagaagaagcggatgGAATCGAGAACTTGGACGGCCAAGGTGCTGTGCCGGGCAAGAACGCTTACGGCGATGTCGAGAGCCCCGTTTCCACCGCCAATATCTATGAAATTCTGACTTTTTCTTGGCTcactcctcttctctctcttggTACCCGCAAGTACcttggtgaagaagacatgTGGGCGCTCCCCTCTGAAGACTCTGCCGAAGCTCTTTCCAACCGTCTTGCGGAAACCTGGAAATCGCAAGCTGAACAGGTCAAAGctggcaaaaagaagagcgcTTCTCTCAAGATCGCCCTTGTCAAGGCTTACGGTGGTCCTTATATTGTTGCTGGTATCCTCAAGGCCTTGTATGATATGATCAACTTTCTGCAGCCTCAACTTTTGAGGTTGTTACTCAACTTTGTCTCGAGCTACACTAGTGAACGTCCAATGCCGCCTGTTACTGGGTACGCTATTGCCGTTTTGATGTTTATCAGCGCAAACGTAGGAACCGCCGTTTTGCACCAGTACTTCCAGCGATGCTTTACCACCACTATGCGTATCCGGGGTGGACTTGTCACTTTGATTTACCGCAAGGCACTTGTCCTTAGCAACGGCGAAAAGTCTGGCAGGACTACTGGTGACATTGTCAACCTCCAGAGCGTTGATGCCGTCAGGATTGCAGATGTCTGTCAGTACGGTCATATTGCTTGGTCAGGCCCTTTCCAG ATTCTCATTGCATTCATTTCTCTCTACAGGCTTGTCGGCTGGCAAGCGTTTATGGGCGTTGCTGTCATGGTGGTCAGTTTGCCAGCAAACACTCTCATTTCTCGATTCAATAAGCGCTACCACCGGCGATTAATGAAGGTCAAGGACACTCGTACTCGTACCATGAACGAgatcctcaacaacatcaaGTCTATCAAGCTGTACGGCTGGGAGCAGGCATTTGCCAACAAGATCTACGACATCCGTAACAACCAAGAACTCAAGATGTTGCGCAAGATTGGTATCGTCATGGCTGGAAGTAACTTTATCTGGCAAGGTACCCCCTTCCTTGTTGCATTCTCTACCTTTGCCACGTTTGCTTTCACCAGCGACAAACCTTTGACCAGTGAGATCATTTTCCCCgccatctctctcttccagcttctctccttccccatgGCCATGTTTGccaacatcctcaactCTATCATCGAAGCTTCCGTTTCAGTCGGCCGTTTGGAAAgtttccttgctgctgatgaACTCAACCCTAATGCCCGCACTGTCATTCGACCTTCTGAAGATCCTCAGGGTGAGCCTCAAAAGGGCGATACCGTTGTTAGCATTAAGAATGGCGAATTCCGATGGCTCGAGGGCTCTACGGAGCCCATCCTGCAGGACATCGACCTTGAAGTTAAAAAGGGTGAGCTTATCGCTCTTATCGGCCGAGTTGGTGACGGCAAATCATCTCTGTTGGGCGCGATTCTTGGTGAAATGACTCGCTCTGACGGCTCTGTCACTCTCCGCGGCGAGGTCGCATACTTTTCGCAAAACTCTTGGATCCTCTCTGCGACTGTCAAGGATAACATTGTGTTTGGCCACCGATTCGACAAACAGTTTTACGAACAGGTGTTGGATGCTTGTGCTTTGAGGCAAGACCTTGCGGTACTTCCTAGCGGCGATATGACCGAGGTCGGTGAAAAGGGTGTTTCCCTCTCTGGTGGTCAAAAGGCTCGTATCTGTCTTGCTAGAGCTGTCTATGCTCGTGCCGATATTTACCTTCTTGACGATCCTCTTGCGGCCGTTGATTCTCATGTCGGTCGACACATTTTCGACAAGGTCATCGGGCCTAACGGTCTCCTTGCTTCAAAAGCCCGAATTCTCTGTACCAACGCTGTCACTTTTCTTCCCCAGGCCGACCAAATCATCTCTCTCCGTAGAGGTATTGTGCTTGAGCGGGGTACTTATGAAGAGGCCATGAACGATTCGTCCTCTGAGCTTTACAAGCTTATCACTGGTTTGGGCAAGCAATCTGCCATGGGCGATGGACAAGATTCTGGACAAGGTTCTGGTGCTACTACACCTACGGTTGTTGGACaagaggaggtggtggtagTTGAGGAACCAGAGGGTGTGGAAGACAgcgaagaagctgagaTTGTCACTGGCGCTGATTCTCCTAAACAACGCAAAGCGTACCGACAGCTCAGCCGCGACATCATGCGTCGATCTTCTGTCGTTTCTCTCCGTACTGCCAAACGTGACGCCCTGCGTGACCTACGCGAAAGCGCTAAACCAAAGGAACGCTCTGAAAAGGGCAACGTGAAGCGAGAAGTCTACCGGGAATTCATCAAGGCCTCTTCCAAATGGGGCGTTGCCGTCTTTATCGGCGCGATGAGTCTCGCGCAGGGTTTGAACATTCTTTCCAACTTTGTACTTCGTGCTTGGGCCAGTGCCAACTCTGATAGTTCAGGCGAGATGCCGAGTGTGACCAAATACCTCCTCATCTACGGTATCGTCGGTATTTCTGGTTCCGTGGCCAACGTTGTCAGCGTCGCCACGCTCAAGATTGTTTGTGCCCTCAAGTCTAGTAGGAGTCTCCATGACAGGTCATTTGGGgctttgatgaagagtcCCTTGTCATTCTTCGAGCTTACACCAACAGGACGAATCCTCAACTTGTTCTCTAGGGATATCTTTGTTATTGATGAAGTCTTGATTATGGCTCTCGGTGGTTTCTTCCGTACT TCCGTATCAGTCCTCGGTACTGTGGTAGTCATTGCTATGGGCACGCCTTTGGTGTTGCTCGTGTTCATCCCTCTTGGTTACCTCTACAGGATTGTCATGAG ATTCTATCTTGCTACTTCTCGAGAGCTGAAACGGCTTGACGCCGTTTCTCGATCTcccgtcttctccttctttggcgAAACCCTTTCCGGTCTGCCTGTTATCCGA GGATATGGCCAATCTGCCCGATTCATTGCCAACAACGAAGCCCGTGTGGATCGAAACCAGGCGTGTTTCATGCCGGCTATGACTATCAACCGATGGCTTGCCGTCCGACTTGAATTCCTGGGTAGTTGCCTCATGTTCTCCACCGCGCTCACATCAGTCGCGGCTCTTATCATGTCCAACAGTGTGGATGCGGGATTGGTCGGTCTCTTGATGTCTTATACTATTTCCGTCACCGGTACTCTT AACTGGCTTGTGCGGAGCGCTTCCGAGGTGGAGCAGAACATTGTGTCTGTCGAGCGTGTGCTTGGGTATGCCAACTTGGACTCTGAAGCACCCGACTTTATCCCCGAGACCAAGCCGGCTTCTACTTGGCCTCAAGAAGGATCGATCGAATTTGATCACTTTAGTATGAAATACCGACCGGAGCTTGATTTTGTTCTTCGGGACGTTTGCATCAAGATCAACGGTGGGGAGCGTGTCGGTGTCTGTGGCCGAACGGGTGCGGGCAAGTCATCGCTCACCTTGGCACTTTTCCGCATCATCGAAGCTGCAGGAGGCAAGATTTTCATTGACGGTGTCGATATTTCGACGATTGGCTTGCACGACTTACGGACGATTGTCTCCATCATCCCGCAAGACCCTCAGTTGTTCGAAGGCACTTTGAG GAACAATATCGATCCTACCGAGTCCGCATCTGATGCCGATATGTGGCGAGCTCTTGAGCAAGCCCACTTGAAGGACCATGTCATGAACAATATGGGTGGCTCGCTTGACGCCGAGGTTTCCGAGGGTGGTAGCA ACTTGAGTGCTGGTCAGCGTCAACTCTTATGCTTTGCGCGCGCCATGCTACGCAAGACCAAGATTCTAGTTTTGGACGAAGCTACTAGCTCTATCGATCTTGAAACCGATGAGGCTGTTCAGCAAATCTTGCGTGGGCCTGATTTCAAAGATGTCACTACTATCACC ATTGCGCATCGGATCAACACGATCATAGATAGTCACCGCGTGCTTGTCATGTCTGAAGGCCGGGTGGCAGAGTACGATACGCCGCAGGTACTCATGCAGAGGCCTGAATCGTTGTTTTTCTCCTTGGTGCAGGAAGCTGGTCTGGAGAACGCAATCTAG
- a CDS encoding riboflavin kinase, putative, with the protein MPREAPMAPVSRSNRPSIVGPDEPEAPYPLKLEGTVTKGFGRGARYLGIPTANLPDESLGPLNDLGLTGIYYGFARVHPSLSTPLPSALPTPVVSKPSTPGPEGKKVESEAQLEALPTITAPYPPEHHAQRWSKEDEKVWPMVMSVGWNPYFKNEKITAEVHIMHPFKADFYGHHMSIVILGYIRPELDYVSKEALIDDIKTDVKVALNSLARPKYADFAHDEFLFKQSLFTAGQSQNNLGV; encoded by the exons ATGCCTCGCGAAGCTCCGATGGCCCCCGTTTCCCGATCAAACCGCCCTAGTATCGTAGGCCCTGACGAGCCTGAAGCTCCGTACCCCCTCAAGCTTGAAGGGACCGTTACCAAAGGTTTTGGTAGAGGTGCGAGGTATCTGGGGATCCCCACAG CCAATCTTCCAGACGAGTCTTTGGGTCCACTCAACGATCTTGGTCTTACAGGTATCTACTACGGCTTCGCCCGTGTTCATCCCTCCTTATCCACCCCTCTCCCATCCGCCCTTCCTACCCCCGTCGTCTCCAAACCCTCTACACCTGGTCCTGAGGGCAAGAAAGTCGAGAGCGAAGCTCAATTGGAGGCGTTACCTACCATCACCGCACCTTACCCTCCCGAACACCACGCCCAGAGATGGAgtaaggaagatgagaaagtTTGGCCGATGGTGATGAGTGTTGGGTGGAATCCTTACTTTAAAAATGAAAAAATTACCGCT GAAGTGCATATTATGCACCCCTTCAAAGCTGATTTCTATGGACACCACATGAGTATCGTTATCCTTGGATATATCAGGCCCGAACTTGACTACGTCTCTAAAG AGGCCCTCATAGATGATATAAAAACAGACGTTAAAGTAGCGCTTAACTCACTTGCCAGGCCCAAGTACGCCGATTTCGCCCATGACGAGTTTTTGTTCAAACAATCTCTGTTCACAGCCGGGCAGTCACAGAACAATCTGGGAGTTTAA